A genomic segment from Thermoanaerobacterales bacterium encodes:
- a CDS encoding MOSC domain-containing protein — translation MAGRIVAVCTSAAKGVKKENVGEAELRAGHGLVGDAHAGEWHRQVSMLALESIERMRSKGLDVGPGDFAENLTTEGIVLYTLPVGTRLRIGPEVVAEVTQIGKQCHVGCAVFKQVGDCIMPREGIFVKVVVPGRVRIGDTVEVIDDV, via the coding sequence ATGGCCGGACGCATTGTAGCCGTCTGCACCAGCGCCGCCAAAGGCGTAAAGAAGGAGAACGTCGGGGAGGCCGAACTCAGGGCCGGCCACGGGCTTGTGGGGGACGCCCACGCCGGGGAATGGCACCGGCAGGTGAGCATGCTGGCCCTTGAAAGCATTGAGCGCATGCGGTCCAAGGGTCTGGACGTCGGACCGGGCGACTTCGCCGAGAACCTGACCACCGAAGGGATCGTCCTGTACACCCTGCCGGTGGGCACCCGCCTGCGGATCGGGCCGGAGGTGGTGGCGGAGGTAACCCAGATCGGGAAACAGTGCCACGTCGGCTGCGCTGTCTTCAAACAGGTCGGGGACTGCATCATGCCGCGGGAGGGGATCTTTGTCAAGGTTGTTGTCCCCGGACGGGTTCG